A single window of Strix uralensis isolate ZFMK-TIS-50842 chromosome 28, bStrUra1, whole genome shotgun sequence DNA harbors:
- the CAPG gene encoding macrophage-capping protein encodes MYTALPKSGSPFGPTAALPGLHIWRVEKLRPVEVPKATWGVFFSGDAYLVLHNGPEERAHLHLWMGRDSSRDEQGACALLATQLNALLGERPVTHREVQGNESDVFMEYFPRGVTYQEGGVDSAFKSTHPGAGTGPVRKLYQVKGKKNIRASEREPSWASFNTGDCFILDLGQTLFVWCGARCNVLERNRAQELAAAIRDGERGGKAGLEIVVDGEEPPEMLQVLGPKPPLQEGSPEEDVMADQRNAGAAVLYKVSDATGRMDLSQVATSSPFSQSLLCPDDCFVLDNGAGGKVYVWKGRKANEQERQAALKVAEEVIARMGHSPQTQVEILPQGRETPLFKQFFASWK; translated from the exons ATGTACACCGCTCTCCCCAAAAG CGGTTCCCCCTTCGGCCCCACCGCCGCCCTCCCGGGGCTGCACATCTGGCGGGTGGAGAAGCTGCGGCCGGTGGAGGTCCCCAAGGCGACGTGGGGCGTCTTCTTCTCGGGGGACGCTTACCTGGTGCTGCACAACGGGCCGGAGGAGCGAGCCCACCTCCACCTCTGGATGG GCCGGGATTCCTCGCGGGATGAGCAGGGCGCCTGCGCCCTCCTGGCCACCCAGCTGAACGCGCTGCTGGGCGAGCGCCCCGTCACCCACCGCGAGGTGCAGGGCAACGAGTCTGACGTCTTCATGGAGTATTTCCCCCGCGGCGTCACCTACCAG GAGGGTGGCGTAGACTCAGCGTTCAAGTCCACCCACCCCGGAGCCGGCACCGGCCCCGTGCGCAAACTCTACCAGGTGAAGGGCAAGAAGAACATCCGGGCGAGCGAGCGGGAGCCGAGCTGGGCCAGCTTCAACACCGGCGACTGCTTCATCCTCGACCTGGGCCAG acCCTCTTCGTCTGGTGTGGGGCCAGGTGCAACGTGCTGGAGCGCAACAGGGCACAGGAACTGGCCGCGGCCATCCGGGACGGCGAGCGGGGCGGCAAGGCTGGCCTGGAGATTGTGGTGGATGGCGAGGAGCCACCTGAGATGCTCCAG GTGCTGGGCCCCAAGCCGCCCTTGCAGGAGGGCAGCCCCGAGGAGGACGTCATGGCCGATCAGAGGAACGCGGGGGCAGCCGTGCTCTACAAG GTGTCGGACGCGACAGGGCGCATGGACCTGAGCCAGGTGGCCACGAGCAGCCCCTTCAGCCAGAGCCTGCTCTGCCCCGACGACTGCTTCGTGCTGGACAACGGCGCCGGCGGGAAGGTCTACGTCTGGAAAg GGCGCAAGGCCAACGAGCAGGAGCGCCAGGCGGCCCTGAAAGTGGCCGAGGAGGTCATCGCCCGCATGGGCCACTCGCCCCAGACAcag GTGGAAATCCTGCCCCAGGGCCGCGAGACGCCCCTCTTCAAGCAGTTCTTCGCCAGCTGGAAGTGA